Genomic window (Elusimicrobiota bacterium):
GAAGAGGGCGGCGAAGACGGGCTCGAGGGCGAAGACCAGCGAGACGGTGAGCGGCGCGATCTCGCGCTGGGCCAGCATCTGTGCGGCGTAGGCCGAGAGGGTCGGCACCAGCGTGAGGAAGACGATGGCACCGGCGCTGCGCGGCGCGGCGCCGAAGGGGCGTCCGGCGAACGCCGCGAAGAGCATGCAGGCGGCGCCCGCCATCCAGAACTGCTGGAAGGCCAGCGCGGTCATGTCGACTTCCCCCCGCACCCAGCGGTCCATCGCGAAGAGGTGCGCGGCGTAGGCGAGGGCCGCCAGCAGGGTGAGCGCGTCTCCGGGGTTGATCCCGCTGGGTCCGCCCGTGACGAGGCGCAGGCCGACGAGCGCGAGGAGGACCGCGGCCCAGGCCCCGGCGCCGGGGACGCGGCGGTCGCGCAGGAACATGAAGCCCGGCACGAAGAGGATGAAGGTGCCGGTGATGAAGCCGGAGTTGGCGGCGCTCGTGTAGAGCAGCCCCTGCGTCTGCGCCCCGTAGAGGATGGAGAGGAGGAAGGCGAGGACGGCGCCCTCGCGCGGATGTCGGCGCCAGCGCCCGCCGCGCAGCAGGAACGGGAGCAGGCAGGCCGCGGCGAGCAGGAAGCGCCAGCCGCAGAGCGCGAAGGGGTCGACCCCGGAGAGCGCGTCCTTCACCATCACGAAGGTCGAGCCCCAGACGAAGGCGGCGTAGAAGA
Coding sequences:
- a CDS encoding DMT family transporter, giving the protein MTRRAALLHAGLFYAAFVWGSTFVMVKDALSGVDPFALCGWRFLLAAACLLPFLLRGGRWRRHPREGAVLAFLLSILYGAQTQGLLYTSAANSGFITGTFILFVPGFMFLRDRRVPGAGAWAAVLLALVGLRLVTGGPSGINPGDALTLLAALAYAAHLFAMDRWVRGEVDMTALAFQQFWMAGAACMLFAAFAGRPFGAAPRSAGAIVFLTLVPTLSAYAAQMLAQREIAPLTVSLVFALEPVFAALFAWTLGGEPFRPLSALGGALIVSAIIVGELWGRESANLPESASSLPPPSGGGQGGGEHFFQRHCFKTNGRTKVLPYPRPFPEGEGRQ